AGTACCTTCGATGAATTTGACTCGAAGGTTCTAGCAAGATTTAGATTTAGTAACCAAACTACACTTAGAGATGATTTATTTCACTTTGGCGTAATTGGAAACTTTGATGACTCCTTTAGCAGTAGGCGCTACTATTGGTTCCACAGAGGGGAGGAGTTTCTCAAGACAGAGCTGGGAATATGTATTCACCCAGGTCTTTGGAATTATTTCAATATCCGATGATATTATTGGCTTTTACTTTCCAAGTATACAACAGGTATGGTAAATATATTTGAAGTTAGATAGGCCGGAATTAATCGAAGATTATACAATTCATTTTTGTACTTTTAATCTTATTAGGATTATAACTCATTGATATCTGCTTAACTTAGAGGTGGTGCTTTGGCTCATCACATCCTGTATGTGTTGCATGCAGTCAGTCGGTTATCCAATCGACATGCCAAGACCGCCATCTTCTCCCAATCCACCCAAATCTCTTGCCAAAATCCGCCACTTTCCCCTTGCGGCCCCTCCCCCACATCATTAAACGGGTCGACGGAGACGTGGCCGAGTGGTCGAAGGCGCTCCCCTGCTAAGGGAGTAGGCCCGGAAGGGTCTCGTGGGTTCGAATCCCATCGTCTCCGCCACCCGCCTTTGATTTCATTTATAGAATTGCCTTAACCGCGCCGCGCCTTATCGAAAGGCGACAACGGCGATCACGGACAGGGAAATCAGCGCGATGCCCAGGCCTTCGCGCGCGGTTATACGCTCTCCGAAAAACAGCACGGCTGCGAACAGCGAAAAGATCACCTCCACCTGCCCCACTGCGAAAACCAATGCGGCGTTTTCCAGCGTAAACGCCGTGAACCAGCACAAGCTGCCCGCCATTCCCGTCAAGCCCATCCAGACCGCAGTGCGCCGGGCCGCGATCACCTGCCCAAGCTGCCCGGGTTCGCGCCACATCAGCCACAGCGACAGGCCGGCCGCTTGCAGCAGGGTGACCACACACAGCGCAAGCGCCGCGCGCAGCAGCGGATCGTCGCTGGCGATTTCAAGTGTTGCCCCACGGTAGCCAACGGCCGAGATGGCAAAGAATGCGCCCGATGCCAGCCCCAGCACGGTCGCGCGGCTGCCAAGCCGCCGCCACCAGCGCCCTTGCAGGCCGGGTGTGTCCGACAGCAGCAACACCCCCACAAGCCCCAGCACGATAGCCCCCACCGCAGGCAGCGATATCCGGTCCCCCAGAATGACCAGCCCCACAACCGCCGTCTGGATGACCTCGGTTTTCTTGAAGGTTATTCCAACTGCGAAGTTACGCTCGGCAAACAGCGCCACAACGCACCATGTCGCCAGAATCTGGGCAAGCCCGCCGATACCGGCATAGACCCAGAACAGCGGCATATAATCCGGCACCCCCGCCCCCCTGATGCCCAGATAGCCAAGCGCAAGCACCATGATAAAGGGCGCAGAATAGAAAAACCGCGCCAGCGTTGCCCCGCCCGCGCTAAGCGCGCCCATACTCAGGTGCTTTTGCAGCATGAATCGCAAGGTCTGAAACGCAGCCGCCGCGATTGAAAGGGTGATCCACAATTCCATGCAGGTTTATTCCAGCTTATATGCGCGCTTATCCAGCAGCGGCGCGCCCGCGCCATAGGTGACCCGCATGGCCCGCATCGAATTGGGACGGTTGAGTTGCGCGACGTCAGACGTGCCGGGGGCGCGGGTTTGCTGCCGGTCCATTCCGTGACATGCGGTGCAATTCTCTGTGAACAGGGCTGCGCCATTGCCCCCCAAAACCAGCGCGTTCAGCGAAACAAGGCGTTGCATGGATTGTTGTGTCATATGCGCGGGGCCTTGAATGACGTGATCTGCATTACCAGCCCTATAGTGCGCGGCGGCGATGGAGGAAAGCGCCTATCGCCCTTGTTACAGCCCCAGATGAACGCGCGGTGCGATCAGCGCCGTCGGAGAGAATGCAGACGGGGTCTTCGTTTTCCTCTTGAAAGATTGCCACAGCTTGCGGGGTGCATTGCGGGCGCACCCGTGCGCCGTTGACCCAACAGCGTCTGCACATCCAGC
Above is a window of Roseinatronobacter sp. S2 DNA encoding:
- a CDS encoding c-type cytochrome encodes the protein MTQQSMQRLVSLNALVLGGNGAALFTENCTACHGMDRQQTRAPGTSDVAQLNRPNSMRAMRVTYGAGAPLLDKRAYKLE
- a CDS encoding EamA family transporter, coding for MELWITLSIAAAAFQTLRFMLQKHLSMGALSAGGATLARFFYSAPFIMVLALGYLGIRGAGVPDYMPLFWVYAGIGGLAQILATWCVVALFAERNFAVGITFKKTEVIQTAVVGLVILGDRISLPAVGAIVLGLVGVLLLSDTPGLQGRWWRRLGSRATVLGLASGAFFAISAVGYRGATLEIASDDPLLRAALALCVVTLLQAAGLSLWLMWREPGQLGQVIAARRTAVWMGLTGMAGSLCWFTAFTLENAALVFAVGQVEVIFSLFAAVLFFGERITAREGLGIALISLSVIAVVAFR